Below is a window of Pelagicoccus albus DNA.
CCGCTGTTTTGGCAGGCCGTTTCTTTGGCGAGCTCCCAAACTTCAATCCGAAGGTGAAAGTCGCTCTCCTATCAATTCTAGGCATTTCCGTGGCTGCAAGTTTCAGAGTGGAAGGAGTCGGTCTCCCCTATGCGATTGGATTCGGAACCATGATCTTGGTGGCCTACAAAGATTTTTCGGACATTCTGAAATGGAACGCGGCAAAACTCGCCGCGACGACTTTTGGAATCTACCTGATACACATACTCTTTACCGCCTCGCTGCTCCGATACGGTCCAGACAACAGAGCGCTAATTGCTGTTGTCAGTTTTCTGCTATCCATAATTTCAATACTCGCCCTGCAAAAAATAGCGCCCAGCATCGCGAAAGCTATCACATGATGCCCTAGGTTCTGAGAAAAACTAAACGATGCGAAAGATTCTCTTCATCTCTTATCACTTTCCGCCGCAAGGTGGCGCCGGCGTGCAAAGGTCACTTAAATTCGCGAAATACCTTCCTAGTTTCGGCGTGCAACCCTATATCCTCACCTCTGACAAATTGGTCGAAAGTCGATGGACCCCCAAGGACGACTCCATGATGAAAGAGCTCCCGGAAGGCATCGCCGTAACTCGAGCACCTTGGTCTCACGAAATTGGATCATCAAAATGGAAAAAACTTCGAGATGAGGCGATAAAACTGGTCCAAGAACAAGAGCTATCAGCGATTCTCGTGACCATGTCCCCTTTCGAGGACGCTGCCCTAGCCGAAGCTATCTCCAAAGCAACGAACATTCCTTGGATCGCCGACCTGCGGGATCCTTGGGCACTGGACGAGTTTCAGAGTTACCGAAGTGGTTTCCACCGGTCCAAAGAGCGTAAAAAAATGGAGTCCGCCCTGGCGGGAGCTTCCTCAATAATTATGAATACGCCTGTAGCCGCCAAAGCCCTACAAAACGCGTATCCGAGCTTTTCAGACAAAAAGATCTATTGCGTAACAAACGGTTTCGACTCCGAAGATATCAACCGAGATCCCGATGCTCCGAGCGAAATAGAAAAGAAAAAGTTCAATATAGTCCACACTGGTACATTTCATACCGAATTAGGACAGAGACAGCAAAAGCGAAAGGTACTGAACACCTTGCTCAGCCGACATGCCAAGGGGGTTGAATTCCTGCCAAGATCCCCCTTCTACCTTTTTCAGGCTTTGAGCAAAATCAAAGCCGATCGACCAGAGGTTTACGAAAAGCTCAACATTGTGTTCGCCGGAGTATCCGGACAAGCTGAGAAAGACCTCACCCAAGCATTTGGCTTGGAAGATTCAGTCACGCAAATTGGATACGTTTCCCACGACCAAAGCGTCGGTTATCTACACTACGCGGATCTGCTTTTTCTTCCTTTGCACCATATCCCCAGCGGGAACAATGCATCCATTGTCCCCGGCAAGACCTACGAATACTTGGCCAGCGGCAAACCAATTCTGGGAGCCCTGCCCCAAGGTGATGCTCGCGAGTTCGTCGCAAACTACAGTAAAGGAACTGTGTGCGACCCCAAGGACGTGCAGGCGATGTACAACTGTATCCTAGCAGAGTATGAGAAATGGTTATCGAAAGCAGATACCAGAGTAGCCGACTCCCAGTATCTTACTCAATTTGAACGTAGGACGTTGACTGAAAACCTGTCTAAGATAATCGAAGCGACTGTATCAGCCTCCTGAAAATGTGTTCCTCAGAGACAACAACAGCGATTACGATCATAATCGCCAGCTACAATAGAGCTCCTATCCTCGATAAGTCTCTTACGAATCTCGCGACCCTAGACACTGACGGAATAGACCTATCTATCGTAGTGGTTGACAACAACAGCTCCGATTCGACGAGCGAGGTTATCGCTTCCCACTTGGATAAGCTGCCACTGGTACATCTCCACGAGGCAAATCCGGGCAAAAACAACGCCATAAACAAAGCGCTCAACGAGTGCGAGTTGAACGATGTCGTTCTTTTCACCGACGATGATATTAGCCCAAATACAAATTGGCTGAAAACAGTCGCGAAATCGATACGCGACTACCCCAAGACCAGCGTATTTGGAGGGCCTGTTCAAATGATCTGGCCCCAAAGCACACCCGAATGGATCAAATCGGTCGAAGACAATGTTTACCCGCAGCACGACCGAGGAGATCAACCTCACCTCTACCCTGAAAAGACGACTCCCATAGGAGTCAATTTTTGGGTAAGAAAGGAGATTTTCACCGAGCATGGCTTTCGCTACGATGGTAAGATCGGGCCAACTCCGAAGATAAAGAAACGTATCATGGGAAGTGAGACATCATTTCTTCTGATGCTCAAAAAAGCCGGATTCCATATTCAATATATCCCCGGAGACAGCGTCGGTCACTATGTGACTCCGGACCAAATAACGCGAACTTACGTCCTTAACAGAGCGAGAACGCACGGGCGCTTCCTGGCCCGGATCGGCCATCCCTTCAGCAAGGTCGAGTTGTATCGGCAAAACAAGCTCTTCTGGTGGATAGCCGAGAAAGCTTCAGTATTAAGCCTCTACGCCGTCTATTACATATCGAATCTACAGCCATCGATGGAGAAAAAAATTCAGACCCAAGTTTTCAACATTCGATGGATCGCCTATCACAAAGAACTGCTGCAAAACGCGGAATCGATATATGCTGAAAGATACGAGAAGCAGAATAGCTCGACCGAGATTTCTTAGTACCGAAGTAGCCCCCGATAAAAAAGCTTCCCAACTCGACGATCCATTTAATCTAGCCTAAAAACAACCTGCCATGAGCCAGTCCAAATCCACCGACCCAGAGATTTCCGTTATCGTTCCAGTCTTCAACACAGGAGCGTTCCTTCGTGGATGTATCGAATCTATCCTAGCTCAAACCTATTCCTCTCTGGAGGTTGTCGTAGTGAATGACGCATCGCCGGACGACTCCCTCTCTATTCTGAAGGACATGGCGGAAAAGGATAGCCGCATAGTGATCGTCGACAAAAAGGAAAACGGCGGAATTCACGCTGCGAGAGCAGACGGCTTTAAGGTAGCGAGAGGATCGCTCATAGCTTTCGCAGACTCGGACGATGGATTCGACCCAGACCTACTGGAAAAACTCAGAGACACCCTGGTCTCCAACGATGCTGATATAAGTATTTGCGGGGCTCGAATGGTCGATCCCAAGGGAGCTTTCCTCGGGATTAAGATGAAAATGAAAGATCAGGTCCTAGATGGTCCGGACGCTTTCGAGGCCTTCTGTAAACTCCAACTCGGCAGTGGGACGCTATGGAATAAACTCTTCAAAAGGGAAATAATCGAGCCACACTCCATGTCAGACTGGGGATGGAGAGCAGGCGGTGTCGAAGACACCTTGGTAAATATCGGTTGCTTCTCGGATGCAAAGAAAGTCGCCTGTACCTCCTACGTGGGATACAACTACTTGATCCATCCAAATATGATCACCCAAAGCGCGGGTCCGGGCAAGGCATACGCCCGACACCTTCATGCCTACGCCACTGCTCTCAATCATTACAAAGATTTGCCTGAGGAGAAAATAGCGTTGATCGACACACTTTACCGCGGGCAATTGGAGATGCCCGTCTATCACGTTTCCGATCCCGCAGAGCTAAAAGAGTTCGAAGACCAGCTACTGACCGCGGTGGAAATAATAAGCCGAGTTCGTCCCTCTAGCCTGTGGGAAATAGCGAACCTCGGTCTTTCCTGTCCAAAATCTCACATTCTCCACGAGTCGAGCTGCAAGAAGTGGATCTGGGCCCTTAGACAGACAGTGAGGTCTCTTAAGAAAAAGCTCAGAGGGAAAAAGTAGCCTCTCTATAGAAAGGTAGGCTCTAAACCTGCTTGCCTGAGACTTACAAACGTAGTTGGCTAACTACCTAGGGAGTTCTCCCCTCTCCAACTTATGACCAACGACAACTCTGGAAAATCCGGTATCAGCCAGATCCGGCGAGTCATAGAAAATAGACTGGCCTGGCGACAGCTGGGCAAAATGCCAGGCAAACCAGCAGTCGCAAGATCGAATACCTTAGCAGAGAAACTCCAGAATAAAGGCCCAGAACCTCTTAGAGTAGGCATAGCTGGATTCAATTCACCAACTGGACTAGGATACCAGAATCGAGATCTGGTTACCCATGTCGGCTTCTCAAAATGGCTATGCGTTAAACACGCCTATTTGCCAAATCTTCCGGACATGCCTGGAATTGAGACATCGCACGTCACTCTGGAGGCGAGCGATGAGGAATTGGATAGCTGGTTAGAGGGCCTAGACTGTGTACTTTTCTATGAACAGCCCCAAATAGACGCCTTGGTGTGCAGAGCAGTTGCGAAAGAGATTGCCGTAATTTGTATCCCCAATTGGGAGTGGCTCTCACCTAGCGTGACTTGGCTACACGACGTAGACCTTTTCATTTGTCCTAACGAGCACACGCTAAACTTGCTGAAAAACTGGAAAGCCAACTGTGGTGCGATCTGGGATATCGCCTACGTCCCTGCTCCCATAGACACAGACCGCTTTGGCTACAAAGAGAGAACTAAATGCGAGAGCTTTCTATTCGTTAACGGAAACGGGGGATGCACACCCTACTTCAAAGGGTTTCTAAGAGATAAGCGAGGCCCCATGAGAAAAGGACTAGCCACTATAATAGAAGCAGCGAAGCTTGTTCCAGACATACCTATATACATCCGCTCTCAGCTAAAAAAACTACCAGTCGACCTTCCTGTCAATATAGAGATATTACCCGACGAAGCCGACAATAGTAAGATATACAATATAGGGGATGTAGCAATCCAACCCTCCTTATTCGAAGGCACCGGGTTACAACTGCTCGAAACGTTAAGCACTGGAATGCCGTTAATTTCCACAGACGCTCCGCCTATGAACGAAATGCCTAACATAAGTAGGCTTCCCGTACAAAGTCGGTACGCTCGCATTGCCAATAACATTATACCGGTCAATTTACCTGACTACGAATTCTTAGCGAAATCGATGAGGGAGCTCTTCGAGACAGATATCTCTAGAGAGTCAGCAGCAGCTAGGGATTTTATAGTACAGAATCACTCATGGCCTGTCGCCAAAGCCGCCATGAACAAGTTGCTAGGTCTTTTTTAGTTTGCATTGAGAGTAGCTCTACAGGCGTCTTCCAAAAGAATAAACAGCCAGCTTCGTGCTTACGTCGAAACGGATTCCGGTTTGACGTGTATGTAGTCTGGGCAAAACGCCTCATCAGATCACGTCGTCCTGAGGAAGGTACGCTGTCCCATGGCAACAGCTGATTTCGCAAATGCAAAGCCACCCGGTAAGCATATAAAGCTCAGGGCAAAAAGGAGAAGATATACTGCAAGTAACACCCCAGTGTCCAAAATCACGTTACCTAAAGACAGGTGCATTTCGATATAAAACGCTAGTGCACCGGATCCTATGGCAGAAAAAGCAGGTCTGTATAAAGACTTCCCTATATCAGAGAGACGCAAAGGGCTCTTCCGCGACGCGATAAACAAAGATGGCACTATGGTTAGCATCGAAGTAACACTGTAGGAAATAGCGACTCCCAAACCACCCCAACGAAGCCCCACCACAAAACCTAAGATAGTTACAACCGATACCCCTACACTTGTCCAAAGCAAGACTCTAGATCTTCCCAACGGGACTAATAGCCACCCCGTGGCAACGTTGAAGGTACCGACGAAAGCAGCCGGAGCTAATGCCCTGAATATAATTACGGACTCGCCCCATCCTTCCCCTAGCATAATCAGAACGATATCTTCTGCCTCTACAGTACAAAAAGCAATGATGGGCATGCCGATCATCGCCACCAGCTCTAAGCCCTGACGATAGAAAGATCTGAATTTAATCGGGTCTCCTTGCAGTCGACTCAAAGCCGGCAATGCGACCATTCCAACCGGAGCGTTAATCTGACGGATGGGCAAGGTAAGTAAACCGTAGGCTTTCGAATAAAAGCCCAACGCAGATGGTCCCCACACTGCCCCCAAGAGGACGTTGTCAAGATTCTGCGATAGTTCGCTAAAAAGCCGCCCTACTGTTAGGCTCGCGCCAAAAGACAGCATCGGCCGCACTCCACACTTTCGCCTCGGTAAGCCAGGAGTCCAACGAACAGCCGTCCAACGGACAATGACAACCACCAAAGCCGCCGCGATGGACTTGATAACGAGAGCCCAATAACCGGCACCCAAATAAGCTGAAATAATCGCCGCAGCCGCTCCTGTAAGCTGGCTGCCAATTACGATGCCCTGCTCAACAACGAATCTCATTTTTCGCTGCAAAAGAGCCCCATGCTGAGCACATATTCCGCTGAGGAATATGGGGATAGCCATTGCAGACATTATTCCAACCAAGCGATCATCGCCAAAAACCTCCCCGACCACCGGAGAAATAGCAACAGCGAGTCCAGCCAAGAGCAGACCGGCAAGCGAGTTTATCCAAAAGAGAGTCGAAACTTGATCGTGGTCGATATTTTCCCGCTGTACCGTGGCCATGGAAAGCCCCGCGTCTTGGAACATAGTCACGAAAATCAGCACTGACCCAACAATGGCGAACAATCCGAAATCCTCCGGCACGAGGATACGGGCTAGGACCGCGGTAGTGCCCATCGTTGCAATAAACTTGGTAGCTTGGGCCACCATAGTCGCAGCGCCACTGCGCACCGAGCGCTTGCCGAGGTTACCCTCAAGGTGGCTCGTGTCAAAAACGTCCAGCTTGGAGGCTTTCAAGCGATCCTCTCTACCTTCCAAATCGCTCATTCCGGAAAGACCACAAACGTCGATCTATTGAAATTAGCCCTAGGCTGGAATCTGAACGGTTTTTTCGGCGAGGCATTTCTGGACAATGAAGATAACGTAAGAGCCGGTTCTTCTGACAACGAATAGAACCCTTCTTAAGAAAACGCCGTACCAACACCTTAATCAAAGTTTCGTGCAAGCCTTAAAACCTAGTCGCTGAATACAATGCACAAAGGGAGTACAAGTACTGACTATTGAACAGTAATTCCATCGAACTCAACATAGCAGAAAGTAGTCTATACACTGATAAAATGAAAAGAGAATGAATTGAGAGGTCGCCTGTTCAGATAGCTCGATTCAGCCAGGCTATATTCATATCGAGGATCCACGATAAGCCTAAGCGCTCATCAAAAACCTGATTTCAAGACCAGCGAACGACGGCTCAGTTCCGTTTCCTCAGCTTGCCAAACGTAGAAATCAATTCTCGTACAAAGCCAAGCCCCCCAGGCAACGCTACGATACAGATAAGGTACGCTGAAGCGAAAACGCCAAACAAGACGGCACATTCAAAAATAGCGTTACCTACATTTTGATAGGGTTCAAAAAAGTACAAAGCTACCGAAGCGACCAAAGAGGCAATCATAGGTCTTGAAGTGCTTTTTGCTATATCGGAAAGCCTGACTGGACTCCCCTTACAAGCGTACATCAGAGATGGAGCTTTCAAAAGGACAGAGGTTACACTGAACGACGTGGCCACACCAATTGCCCCCCAATTTAAGCCAACGCCAAAACCTACAATCGTAATGATCGAATTTATTAGTACGATTTTAAGTTGCTCCTTAACTCTACCCATCGGAACAAAGAGCCAACCCGTCGCTACATTCGTGGAACCGACAAACGCAGCAGGAGCCAAGGCCCGAAATATATCGATGGTGTCTACCCAAGACGGTCCAAGCATTAGCAATACAATCTCGTCGGCTGCTACAGCCGCAAAGGCAACTATCGGCATGCCAACCGTCGCAACGATGACCAAACCTCGCAAATAGTACTGCTTAAAACGCTGGGGCTCAGTCTGTAGCCTGCTCAATGCTGGCAGTGCTACCGTACCCATAGGCTTGTTGATTTGACGAATGGGAAGCATCAACAAGCCATAGGCTTTTGAATACAACCCTAAAGCCGTCGGACCAAAAAAGTACCCGAGTAACAGATTATCTACGTTACGAGTAACTGTCATGAACAGCTGTCCGATGGTCAGGTGTGCTCCAAACCGTACCATTTCCCGAACCCCCGTTCCCTTGGATGGCAAACCTGGCATCCAACCTGAAGCGTACCAACGACAAACCACCACTACCAGAGCCGCAGAGATAGATTTGAAAACAAGCGACCAATAGCTCGCCCCGTAGATCGCCGACACGATCGCAACACCAGCCCCCACTATTTGGCTCGCGATGACGATTCCTTGCTCCACCCCAAACCTCATTTGACGTTGCAAGAGGGCTCCGTGTTGCGAACTCATTCCTGCAAGCAATGACGGGAGAGCAAGAGCGACCGTTATCGGTCCAAGCCGTTCATCGTCAAAAAACAAGACCATGAGCGGTGCGATCAACACTGTGAATAGCGCTACTGCAGAACCCGCAGCGGTGTTGACCCAGAACAAATTGGAGACCTGCCGGTGATTGATATCCTTCCTCTGAATGGTGGCCATCGATAAACCAGCATCTTGGAACATGGCGACAAACACCAAAACCGAGCTAACGATCGCGATCAGGCCAAAGTCCTCAGGCTCGAGTATTCTCGCCAGGACAACGGTGGTTAAGGTCGTGAGAACGAAGTTCGATCCCTGCACCGCGACAGTCAAAGCTCCACTTTTGGCGGAACGACTGCCTAGATTGGCCTGAAGGTGCTCCGTATCAAATATATCCCTAGCTCCCGCTGAGACCCGTCCGAGCTTACGGTTACCTTTCATGGTTGAACAACTATCGCTCCAATCAGGAGTAATGAAACAGTTTCAGAACACTGTTCGGCATTAGCAGAGATTTGGTGATTAAAATACGGGCTTTCAGACATGGGTCAGCGAGATCAGACAAGTGGAAAGGCGACAGAAACGCTTTAAGGGCTCCCGCTCGCAAGCATTATATCGGTTCGATCCAGTTGGTCATGACAAGTTTTCGATCAGCAGGTTTCGAGCCCTGCCACGAGCTAGAGCATTCGATTTTCAAACTGAGCGGTATCTTTAACTTGCTGGCCACGCGGAAACGGCAATCGTCCTGAAAAAATCACAGCCTCGTGCCCCAACCTGGGAACTTGCCAAGAACAAAGGCTATAAGCGCCAGCATAGTTGAATCATTGGAACTCCCACGCATTGATAACGAACTCGTAGGATATCGATTTTCTCAAACCACGTACCTCTCAGTCGGTAAATTCCCTAGAGAGCGAAGCATTTCAACCGATCAACTAGGGAAAATCTTTTAAACTCATATCGGACATTGACGATCAACTACATCGCCTACATTGCAGTTGCTCGTTTGCGTCGCGGTCCTAAGCCGCTGGCTCTGACAGCCCTCAATCGAGGCGACTTAGATCCGATTCCTACAACTCTAATCGTATCACGATCCCTCGAAACCGGCCTTTACAGAATCCACGAACCCAACGATCAACGCTAATGAATTCCGATAACACGAGTTCGGCTGCATTCGAACAGACCAAGGAGAAGAAGCTGCCCCTGTGCGTTGATCTCGATGGCACGTTAATCAAGACAGACAGCCTGCATGAACTTCTACTGAAATTCATAAAAAACAATCCGCTGAAAAGCTTGCTGGTTCCGTTCTGGATCCTTTCCGGCAAGGCTGCTTTCAAGGCTCGCCTGACCAAAGAGGTGGAATTGCAGCCCGCCCTGCTCCCCTACAACGAAAAGGTGCTCGACTACATGAAGGAGCAGTCAGACGACAGGGAGGTCTATCTATGCACGGGAGCGAACGAGGCCATCGCCAAACCAATAGCCGATTACGTCGGTGGCTTCGACGGAGTTATCGCCTCAAACGGTGACGTTAACGTCACCGGCAAAAATAAGAGCGATTTGCTGAACAAGAAGTTCGGCAAAGGAGCCTATGCATATATCGGCAACGCGAGCATCGATTACAACGTCTGGGACGACGCGGGGGAAATCGCTGTTACGAGCTCATCGTCGGGCTTCATTAGCGCTGTAGAAAAGCGTTACGATAACGTAACCTCATTCAAGCTTCCCGGGGCGTCTCCTCGCTCGCTCATCAAAGCCGTTCGACTTCACCAATGGGTTAAGAACTCCCTTCTTTTTGTACCCCTATTGATCGACCACAAAATCGCCAACGTTTCCATGGTGATCGCAGCGGTCCTAGGGTTCCTTTCCTTTTCCCTCATGGCCTCTGCGACTTATCTGATCAATGACCTGCTGGATTTGGAGGCAGATCGGGCTCACCCGAAAAAATCGAAGCGGCCCTTCGCATCAGGTACCATCTCAGCCTTCAGCGGCGTGAAAATCACCATCGCCCTCTTCGCCCTATCGATAGCCCTTCTCTTTTTCGTCCCCTGGGAATTTTCGATAGTGGCAGGAGTATACCTCGTATCTACCTTGCTCTACTCATTCCACGTGAAGTCCATGGTCATTCTCGACGCCTGCCTTCTGGCCGGACTTTTCACCATAAGAGTAATTGGGGGGACCGTCTTAATCGCAAACGAGTGGTCTTTCTGGCTACTAGCCTTCTCGATGTTTCTATTTGTCAGCCTGGCGTTTACAAAACGGGCAGCTGAATTGTATCAGCAAATCCAGCGGGATGTGAAACACACTGCCGGCCGAGCATACCGGACCGACGATTACCCTCTGATCGTCTCTATGGGCGTATCGAGTGGATTCATTTCAGTGCTCGTTATCGCCCTCTACGTGAATAGCGTCGATGTGGTCAAAATGTACACCCAACCCGAAGTGCTCTGGCTCATTTGCCCTCTTTTAATGTACTGGATTGGCCGAATTTGGCTGAAAACGGTCCGTGGGCAAATGAACGAAGATCCAATCGTCTTCGCGATCAAAGACCGAATTAGCCACATCACAGCAATCTTGGCGGTAATCGTGGTCGGCATAGCGGCATAGAGATGATCACCGTCCCCCAGAAGAAGAATCACTCCGATCGATTGAGGAGCGTTCTTTTGGAACAAGGTTTGCTGGGACTCAGCGGCGCGCGTAGGAATCTGCTGTTGACGCGTTTGCCATAATTACTTCCTAAACTCTTCTATACTAAAACAATAAATGAAAAAGGTGGCCGTGATCGGAGCAACCAGTTCGGTAGCTCAGCAAATCTCACTCATCCATTCCAAGGCTGGAGACTCCCTCGTTCTTGTGGGACGAAATAAATCAGCGGTGGAAGATACGGCAGCGGATTTATCCATTCGAGGGGCCGGGATCTGTAAGGCTTTAACCTGCGACCTCGTCGATTTCGCCGAACACCCCAAGCTTATAAACGAGCTCTTCGAAGCCATCGGAGGGGTTGATACGGTCTACATCGCGCACGGAACACTCCCTGACCAATCGGACTGCGAGAGTGATTACCTGGAAACCAAACGTGCGTTGGAGGCAAATTGCTTGAGTCAAATCTCTCTTTTGACGGAACTCGCAAAGAAATTCAAAGAGCAGAAAAGCGGGACGATCGCTGTCATAACCAGCGTTGCCGGAGATCGCGGTCGCAAAAGCAACTACGTGTACGGCTCGGCCAAGGGAATGCTGAGCATCTATTTGCAAGGCCTGAGAAACGCTTTATTCGAGCACGGGATACATGTGTTGGATGTCCGACCCGGATTTATCGACACGCCCATGACTGCACACATCGAAGGCAAAGGTCCGCTTTGGGCTACACCCCAGAAAGTAGCAAAAGACGTAGTAAAGGCGGCCGCAAAGAAGAAAAACACGCTCTATACACCGTGGTTTTGGTCGATAATCATGCGGATAATCCGATCAATCCCTGAGTTTCAGTTCAAGAAAATGAACCTATAGAAGATTTAATCACTAACGAGATGTCCAAATATATTCCACTCATTCTATTCACAGTGCTGACCAACTTTGCATCGCAAATCTTGCTCAAGAAGGGCATGACGAGCATCGAGAAATTTGAGATTAGCGCAAATGGCTTAACCAAATCCGCTACCTCCATTATTTTTTCACCCTATGTTATCGCCGGCTTAGCCGTTATGGTTATCAGCATGGGTTCTCATTTGGTTGTTCTATCGAGAGTAGAC
It encodes the following:
- a CDS encoding SDR family oxidoreductase, whose translation is MKKVAVIGATSSVAQQISLIHSKAGDSLVLVGRNKSAVEDTAADLSIRGAGICKALTCDLVDFAEHPKLINELFEAIGGVDTVYIAHGTLPDQSDCESDYLETKRALEANCLSQISLLTELAKKFKEQKSGTIAVITSVAGDRGRKSNYVYGSAKGMLSIYLQGLRNALFEHGIHVLDVRPGFIDTPMTAHIEGKGPLWATPQKVAKDVVKAAAKKKNTLYTPWFWSIIMRIIRSIPEFQFKKMNL
- a CDS encoding lipopolysaccharide biosynthesis protein, yielding MSDLEGREDRLKASKLDVFDTSHLEGNLGKRSVRSGAATMVAQATKFIATMGTTAVLARILVPEDFGLFAIVGSVLIFVTMFQDAGLSMATVQRENIDHDQVSTLFWINSLAGLLLAGLAVAISPVVGEVFGDDRLVGIMSAMAIPIFLSGICAQHGALLQRKMRFVVEQGIVIGSQLTGAAAAIISAYLGAGYWALVIKSIAAALVVVIVRWTAVRWTPGLPRRKCGVRPMLSFGASLTVGRLFSELSQNLDNVLLGAVWGPSALGFYSKAYGLLTLPIRQINAPVGMVALPALSRLQGDPIKFRSFYRQGLELVAMIGMPIIAFCTVEAEDIVLIMLGEGWGESVIIFRALAPAAFVGTFNVATGWLLVPLGRSRVLLWTSVGVSVVTILGFVVGLRWGGLGVAISYSVTSMLTIVPSLFIASRKSPLRLSDIGKSLYRPAFSAIGSGALAFYIEMHLSLGNVILDTGVLLAVYLLLFALSFICLPGGFAFAKSAVAMGQRTFLRTT
- a CDS encoding glycosyltransferase family 2 protein; the protein is MSQSKSTDPEISVIVPVFNTGAFLRGCIESILAQTYSSLEVVVVNDASPDDSLSILKDMAEKDSRIVIVDKKENGGIHAARADGFKVARGSLIAFADSDDGFDPDLLEKLRDTLVSNDADISICGARMVDPKGAFLGIKMKMKDQVLDGPDAFEAFCKLQLGSGTLWNKLFKREIIEPHSMSDWGWRAGGVEDTLVNIGCFSDAKKVACTSYVGYNYLIHPNMITQSAGPGKAYARHLHAYATALNHYKDLPEEKIALIDTLYRGQLEMPVYHVSDPAELKEFEDQLLTAVEIISRVRPSSLWEIANLGLSCPKSHILHESSCKKWIWALRQTVRSLKKKLRGKK
- a CDS encoding lipopolysaccharide biosynthesis protein encodes the protein MKGNRKLGRVSAGARDIFDTEHLQANLGSRSAKSGALTVAVQGSNFVLTTLTTVVLARILEPEDFGLIAIVSSVLVFVAMFQDAGLSMATIQRKDINHRQVSNLFWVNTAAGSAVALFTVLIAPLMVLFFDDERLGPITVALALPSLLAGMSSQHGALLQRQMRFGVEQGIVIASQIVGAGVAIVSAIYGASYWSLVFKSISAALVVVVCRWYASGWMPGLPSKGTGVREMVRFGAHLTIGQLFMTVTRNVDNLLLGYFFGPTALGLYSKAYGLLMLPIRQINKPMGTVALPALSRLQTEPQRFKQYYLRGLVIVATVGMPIVAFAAVAADEIVLLMLGPSWVDTIDIFRALAPAAFVGSTNVATGWLFVPMGRVKEQLKIVLINSIITIVGFGVGLNWGAIGVATSFSVTSVLLKAPSLMYACKGSPVRLSDIAKSTSRPMIASLVASVALYFFEPYQNVGNAIFECAVLFGVFASAYLICIVALPGGLGFVRELISTFGKLRKRN
- a CDS encoding UbiA family prenyltransferase → MNSDNTSSAAFEQTKEKKLPLCVDLDGTLIKTDSLHELLLKFIKNNPLKSLLVPFWILSGKAAFKARLTKEVELQPALLPYNEKVLDYMKEQSDDREVYLCTGANEAIAKPIADYVGGFDGVIASNGDVNVTGKNKSDLLNKKFGKGAYAYIGNASIDYNVWDDAGEIAVTSSSSGFISAVEKRYDNVTSFKLPGASPRSLIKAVRLHQWVKNSLLFVPLLIDHKIANVSMVIAAVLGFLSFSLMASATYLINDLLDLEADRAHPKKSKRPFASGTISAFSGVKITIALFALSIALLFFVPWEFSIVAGVYLVSTLLYSFHVKSMVILDACLLAGLFTIRVIGGTVLIANEWSFWLLAFSMFLFVSLAFTKRAAELYQQIQRDVKHTAGRAYRTDDYPLIVSMGVSSGFISVLVIALYVNSVDVVKMYTQPEVLWLICPLLMYWIGRIWLKTVRGQMNEDPIVFAIKDRISHITAILAVIVVGIAA
- a CDS encoding transporter; protein product: MSKYIPLILFTVLTNFASQILLKKGMTSIEKFEISANGLTKSATSIIFSPYVIAGLAVMVISMGSHLVVLSRVDISYAYPFLGLSFILTAGWGYFILNEDVNMWRTAGVLLISSGVALVAKS
- a CDS encoding glycosyltransferase, with product MTNDNSGKSGISQIRRVIENRLAWRQLGKMPGKPAVARSNTLAEKLQNKGPEPLRVGIAGFNSPTGLGYQNRDLVTHVGFSKWLCVKHAYLPNLPDMPGIETSHVTLEASDEELDSWLEGLDCVLFYEQPQIDALVCRAVAKEIAVICIPNWEWLSPSVTWLHDVDLFICPNEHTLNLLKNWKANCGAIWDIAYVPAPIDTDRFGYKERTKCESFLFVNGNGGCTPYFKGFLRDKRGPMRKGLATIIEAAKLVPDIPIYIRSQLKKLPVDLPVNIEILPDEADNSKIYNIGDVAIQPSLFEGTGLQLLETLSTGMPLISTDAPPMNEMPNISRLPVQSRYARIANNIIPVNLPDYEFLAKSMRELFETDISRESAAARDFIVQNHSWPVAKAAMNKLLGLF
- a CDS encoding glycosyltransferase family 2 protein, with amino-acid sequence MCSSETTTAITIIIASYNRAPILDKSLTNLATLDTDGIDLSIVVVDNNSSDSTSEVIASHLDKLPLVHLHEANPGKNNAINKALNECELNDVVLFTDDDISPNTNWLKTVAKSIRDYPKTSVFGGPVQMIWPQSTPEWIKSVEDNVYPQHDRGDQPHLYPEKTTPIGVNFWVRKEIFTEHGFRYDGKIGPTPKIKKRIMGSETSFLLMLKKAGFHIQYIPGDSVGHYVTPDQITRTYVLNRARTHGRFLARIGHPFSKVELYRQNKLFWWIAEKASVLSLYAVYYISNLQPSMEKKIQTQVFNIRWIAYHKELLQNAESIYAERYEKQNSSTEIS
- a CDS encoding glycosyltransferase, with amino-acid sequence MRKILFISYHFPPQGGAGVQRSLKFAKYLPSFGVQPYILTSDKLVESRWTPKDDSMMKELPEGIAVTRAPWSHEIGSSKWKKLRDEAIKLVQEQELSAILVTMSPFEDAALAEAISKATNIPWIADLRDPWALDEFQSYRSGFHRSKERKKMESALAGASSIIMNTPVAAKALQNAYPSFSDKKIYCVTNGFDSEDINRDPDAPSEIEKKKFNIVHTGTFHTELGQRQQKRKVLNTLLSRHAKGVEFLPRSPFYLFQALSKIKADRPEVYEKLNIVFAGVSGQAEKDLTQAFGLEDSVTQIGYVSHDQSVGYLHYADLLFLPLHHIPSGNNASIVPGKTYEYLASGKPILGALPQGDAREFVANYSKGTVCDPKDVQAMYNCILAEYEKWLSKADTRVADSQYLTQFERRTLTENLSKIIEATVSAS